The following are from one region of the Methyloversatilis discipulorum genome:
- the merA gene encoding mercury(II) reductase, which produces MNSRVLHVTGMTCDSCANHVEKALLTVPGVHKAEVSYPDALARVSGEPALDPTMLVSAVAAAGYRAALADAPPAAMGSGLLGKMREWLGSGDKAGGDGGGLHIAVIGSGGAAMAAALKAVEQGARVTLIERGTLGGTCVNVGCVPSKIMIRAAHIAHLRRESPFDGGIAAAPPAILRERLLAQQQARVDELRHAKYENILDGNTAITMLRGEARFRDGHHLTVRLTDGGEREVAFDRCLIATGASAAVPPIPGLKDTPYWTSTEALESDTIPQRLAVIGSSVVAVELAQAFARLGSRVTILARSTLFFREDPAIGEAVTAAFRAEGIEVQEHTQASHVAYAAGEFVLTTGHGIVAADKLLVATGRTPNTRGLNLEAAGVTINAQGAIVIDKGMRTSNPHIYAAGDCTDQPQFVYVAAAAGTRAAINMTGGDAALDLSAMPAVVFTDPQVATVGYSEAKAHHDGIETDSRTLTLDNVPRALANFDTRGFIKLVIEEGSGRLIGVQAVAPEAGELIQTAVLAIRNRMTVQELADQLFPYLTMVEGLKLAAQTFNKDVKQLSCCAG; this is translated from the coding sequence ATGAATAGCCGTGTTCTGCATGTTACCGGGATGACTTGCGATTCCTGCGCAAACCACGTCGAGAAGGCGCTTCTCACCGTGCCCGGTGTTCATAAGGCGGAGGTGTCCTACCCTGACGCCTTGGCCCGTGTGAGCGGGGAGCCGGCGCTTGATCCGACGATGCTCGTCTCGGCAGTCGCAGCAGCTGGCTACCGGGCCGCGCTCGCCGATGCGCCGCCCGCCGCGATGGGAAGCGGGTTGCTCGGCAAGATGCGCGAGTGGCTGGGCAGTGGCGACAAGGCGGGCGGCGATGGGGGTGGTTTGCATATCGCTGTCATCGGCAGCGGCGGTGCCGCGATGGCGGCGGCGCTGAAGGCCGTCGAGCAAGGCGCGCGGGTCACGTTGATCGAGCGCGGCACCCTCGGCGGCACCTGTGTCAATGTGGGCTGCGTGCCGTCCAAGATCATGATCCGCGCCGCGCACATTGCCCACCTGCGGCGAGAAAGCCCGTTTGACGGCGGGATCGCCGCGGCACCGCCGGCGATCCTGCGCGAGCGGCTGCTGGCCCAGCAGCAGGCGCGGGTCGATGAGCTGCGCCACGCCAAATACGAAAACATCCTGGACGGCAACACCGCCATTACCATGCTGCGCGGCGAAGCGCGCTTCAGGGACGGCCACCACCTCACGGTGCGCCTGACCGACGGTGGCGAGCGCGAGGTGGCCTTTGACCGCTGCCTGATCGCCACCGGCGCCAGTGCGGCCGTGCCGCCGATCCCCGGACTGAAGGACACGCCCTACTGGACGTCCACCGAGGCGCTGGAAAGCGACACGATCCCGCAGCGGCTCGCCGTCATCGGCTCGTCGGTGGTAGCCGTCGAACTGGCGCAAGCCTTCGCCCGGCTCGGGAGCCGGGTGACGATCCTGGCGCGCAGCACGCTGTTCTTTCGCGAGGACCCGGCGATCGGCGAGGCCGTCACCGCCGCCTTCCGTGCCGAGGGCATCGAGGTGCAGGAGCATACCCAGGCGAGCCACGTCGCTTATGCCGCCGGGGAATTCGTGCTGACCACTGGGCACGGCATCGTTGCCGCCGACAAGCTGCTGGTCGCCACCGGCCGCACACCGAACACACGCGGCCTGAACCTCGAAGCGGCGGGCGTCACGATCAACGCGCAGGGCGCCATCGTCATCGACAAGGGCATGCGCACGAGTAACCCGCACATTTACGCCGCCGGCGACTGCACCGACCAGCCGCAGTTCGTCTATGTGGCGGCCGCGGCGGGCACCCGTGCCGCGATCAACATGACCGGCGGTGACGCGGCGCTGGATCTGAGCGCGATGCCAGCCGTGGTGTTCACCGATCCGCAAGTGGCGACGGTGGGCTACAGCGAGGCGAAAGCGCACCACGACGGCATCGAGACTGACAGCCGTACGCTCACGCTCGACAACGTACCGCGCGCGCTCGCCAACTTCGACACGCGCGGCTTCATCAAGCTGGTCATCGAGGAAGGTAGCGGACGGCTCATCGGTGTACAGGCGGTGGCGCCCGAAGCGGGCGAACTGATCCAGACCGCAGTGCTCGCGATCCGCAATCGCATGACGGTGCAGGAACTGGCCGACCAGTTGTTCCCGTACCTGACGATGGTCGAAGGGTTGAAGCTCGCGGCGCAGACGTTCAACAAGGACGTGAAGCAGCTGTCCTGCTGCGCCGGGTGA
- the cadR gene encoding Cd(II)/Pb(II)-responsive transcriptional regulator yields MEIRIGDLAKRSGCEVVTIRYYEKEGLLPKPARSGGNFRLYGEAHIERLQFIRHCRSLDMTLSEIRALLGLRDNPMQDCGEVNTLLEAHIQQVEMRVSALLQLKRHLVDLREKCSGSRSVEACGILQGLGNCNCHGESATKSQTSG; encoded by the coding sequence ATGGAAATCAGAATTGGCGACCTCGCCAAGCGCTCTGGATGCGAGGTTGTGACCATCCGCTACTACGAGAAGGAAGGGCTACTGCCGAAGCCAGCGCGAAGCGGTGGCAACTTCCGGCTGTACGGTGAGGCGCACATTGAGCGCTTGCAATTCATCCGTCATTGCCGTTCGCTCGACATGACGTTGAGCGAGATTCGCGCATTGCTGGGTCTGCGAGACAACCCGATGCAGGACTGTGGGGAGGTCAACACGCTGCTGGAGGCCCATATTCAACAGGTGGAAATGCGTGTGTCCGCGCTGTTGCAGTTAAAGCGGCACTTGGTTGATTTGCGCGAGAAGTGTTCTGGCTCTCGATCTGTAGAGGCGTGCGGCATTTTGCAAGGGTTGGGCAATTGCAATTGCCATGGTGAAAGTGCCACGAAAAGTCAAACATCTGGGTAA
- the merD gene encoding mercury resistance co-regulator MerD, translating to MNAYTVSRLAHEAGVSVHVVRDYKVRGLLRPVARTAGGYGVFDAAALQRLCFVRAALEAGIGLDLLTRLCRALDTADGDEASAHLADLCHLVERRRQALTNLETQLTELAHSTSEISA from the coding sequence ATGAACGCCTACACGGTATCGCGTCTGGCCCATGAGGCCGGTGTGAGCGTACATGTCGTGCGCGATTACAAGGTGCGTGGGCTGCTGCGGCCGGTGGCGCGCACCGCCGGCGGCTACGGGGTGTTCGACGCGGCCGCCTTGCAGCGGCTGTGCTTCGTGCGAGCCGCCCTGGAGGCCGGCATCGGCCTCGACCTGCTGACGCGGCTGTGCCGGGCGCTGGACACCGCAGACGGCGATGAAGCGTCGGCGCATCTTGCCGACCTGTGCCACCTCGTCGAGCGCCGACGCCAAGCGCTGACGAACCTGGAAACGCAGTTGACCGAATTGGCGCACAGCACGTCGGAGATCTCGGCATGA
- the merE gene encoding broad-spectrum mercury transporter MerE, with the protein MNSPERVSPEARKPVAGYLWGLLAALTCPCHLPVLAIVLAGTTAGAFLGKYWGIAAFGLTGLFVLSLARAMRAFKGRS; encoded by the coding sequence ATGAACAGCCCGGAGCGCGTTTCCCCCGAGGCGCGCAAGCCGGTCGCCGGCTACCTGTGGGGCCTGCTCGCCGCGCTGACCTGTCCCTGCCACCTGCCGGTGCTCGCCATCGTTCTTGCCGGCACCACCGCCGGTGCGTTCCTCGGCAAGTATTGGGGCATTGCGGCGTTCGGCCTGACCGGCTTGTTCGTCCTGTCCCTGGCGCGGGCGATGCGGGCGTTCAAGGGAAGATCATGA